One window from the genome of Alkalihalobacillus sp. LMS6 encodes:
- a CDS encoding ROK family protein produces MQARQGNQKLLKQFNKSKLLNLINHYAPISRTDLVQKTGLSPTTVSSLVEESLHDGVVIETGSIGEGVGRKATLLEINARGGFVIGVDLSFATELTLLNLRGELLVTEKMDELTDVNLSELPNLLKTFLTKQNIHQEEVKGIGISLPGILDEDRKKIVFSYNLNVRNYPLHAVVEEAFQVPIHLVNDVNAAAFAEQCSGNAIGSHSLVYTLLSRGVGTGVILRNEIYDTGHTGNSITARTFDQEQTVFHPLNVYSIYNLAKGIKDRHPETFHEVSDHYAIIDRFFLLAFQQKKEPFFTEAKRMAEDIVILLSNYALLLKPEKVLVNGWVAEQQSFFAYMLHVLDELEKTTTISICLEKSYWKEKGPSLGAARLALHHIFKEMQFS; encoded by the coding sequence ATGCAAGCAAGACAAGGCAATCAAAAATTGTTAAAGCAGTTTAATAAATCCAAGCTATTAAATCTTATTAATCACTACGCGCCAATATCTAGAACGGATTTGGTTCAAAAAACAGGCCTGAGCCCAACGACTGTTTCTTCTTTAGTTGAAGAAAGTTTACACGATGGTGTAGTTATCGAAACAGGATCAATCGGCGAAGGAGTAGGAAGAAAAGCCACACTTTTAGAAATTAATGCACGTGGTGGGTTTGTCATAGGTGTCGACCTTAGTTTTGCCACAGAATTAACGTTGCTTAATTTACGTGGGGAGTTACTCGTTACCGAAAAAATGGACGAATTAACAGACGTGAATTTATCAGAGTTACCGAATTTATTGAAAACCTTTTTGACCAAGCAAAACATTCATCAAGAAGAAGTAAAAGGAATTGGGATCTCGTTACCTGGAATTCTTGATGAAGATCGAAAGAAGATTGTTTTTTCCTATAATTTAAATGTCCGAAACTATCCTCTACATGCAGTTGTAGAAGAAGCTTTTCAAGTGCCGATTCACCTCGTTAATGACGTAAATGCTGCAGCTTTTGCTGAGCAGTGCAGTGGTAATGCGATAGGCAGTCATAGTTTAGTGTACACGTTGCTTAGTCGAGGGGTTGGGACAGGTGTCATTTTAAGAAATGAAATTTATGATACTGGGCATACAGGCAATTCGATTACAGCAAGAACGTTTGATCAGGAGCAGACAGTTTTTCATCCATTAAATGTGTATTCGATTTATAACCTCGCAAAAGGGATAAAAGATCGACATCCAGAGACTTTTCATGAAGTATCGGATCATTATGCCATAATTGATCGTTTCTTTCTTCTAGCATTTCAGCAAAAGAAAGAACCTTTTTTTACGGAAGCAAAGCGAATGGCGGAAGACATTGTAATCCTCTTAAGTAATTATGCATTATTGCTGAAGCCGGAAAAAGTGTTGGTGAATGGTTGGGTAGCTGAACAACAGTCTTTTTTTGCATATATGTTACATGTGCTAGACGAATTAGAAAAAACAACGACTATTTCGATCTGTTTAGAGAAATCGTATTGGAAAGAAAAAGGACCTTCTCTTGGTGCAGCTAGACTAGCGCTGCATCACATTTTTAAAGAAATGCAATTTTCATAG
- the nagZ gene encoding beta-N-acetylhexosaminidase: protein MGMRVEKQLTIHEKVGMLFSMGAPSNVVDHQFHQRFAALPFGGMSIYPYNIESKEQLLSLFQDVQEFNEKKGYESPFLMALDEEGGTLSTLDRFFPSVPGNRALGLKHNPQLAYDNGKLLGSMMATYGVAVDWAPILDVNTNRKNSVIGVRSYGEDPTLVSDYGAKYIQGLHDAGVAATAKHFPGHGETEADSHLGSVTCSLSESEIFEKLIPPFERAIREGVDAIMVNHVIYDQVAQSNGLPATMSHYWMTEILRGKLGFNGVICTDDMEMRAIKDHFPAKEIGVLAVEAGVDQLLICHSPELQQEVFDGLVAAVETGRISESRIDESIERLVQLKKAVTLYRSNATVIPERQWAQHALQLAKQCLHVERDPKQLLPLDQTKSYALILPKLEALTPADSTDGKEVPLASKLVNLQVDTFSISLKPTQEEITELRQQVDDKDVVIIGTINAHLFTEQQALVRRLNDKDCIVLVLRDPYDCDVIPAEQTVLLICSTGESSMEAFALEYS, encoded by the coding sequence ATGGGAATGAGAGTAGAAAAACAGCTAACGATTCATGAAAAAGTAGGCATGCTTTTTTCGATGGGGGCACCTAGCAATGTTGTAGATCATCAGTTTCATCAGCGCTTTGCTGCGTTGCCGTTTGGCGGAATGAGCATCTACCCTTACAATATTGAAAGCAAAGAACAGCTCCTTTCATTGTTTCAAGATGTGCAAGAGTTTAACGAAAAGAAAGGTTACGAAAGTCCTTTTCTAATGGCGCTAGATGAAGAGGGGGGGACACTATCAACGCTTGATCGCTTTTTCCCTTCCGTTCCAGGAAACCGAGCGCTCGGTTTAAAACATAATCCACAATTAGCGTATGACAATGGGAAGTTGCTCGGTAGTATGATGGCAACATATGGGGTAGCGGTCGATTGGGCTCCTATATTAGACGTAAACACCAATCGGAAAAATTCGGTCATCGGCGTTAGAAGTTACGGTGAGGATCCTACGCTAGTCAGCGATTATGGGGCCAAGTACATACAAGGATTGCATGATGCTGGAGTTGCGGCAACAGCAAAACATTTTCCAGGGCATGGAGAAACAGAAGCAGACTCACATTTAGGTTCGGTCACATGTAGTTTAAGTGAAAGCGAAATTTTTGAGAAACTCATTCCTCCCTTCGAGCGTGCGATTCGCGAAGGGGTTGATGCAATTATGGTGAATCACGTCATTTACGACCAAGTTGCACAATCTAACGGACTACCAGCTACAATGTCGCATTACTGGATGACCGAGATACTCCGTGGAAAATTAGGCTTCAATGGAGTGATTTGCACTGATGATATGGAGATGCGTGCCATTAAAGACCATTTTCCAGCGAAAGAAATCGGTGTACTCGCGGTAGAGGCTGGCGTTGATCAACTATTAATCTGCCATTCTCCTGAGCTGCAGCAAGAAGTTTTTGATGGGCTTGTTGCAGCAGTTGAAACTGGAAGAATTTCAGAAAGTCGAATTGACGAATCAATTGAACGATTGGTTCAATTAAAAAAAGCCGTGACCCTTTATCGGTCAAATGCTACGGTTATACCAGAGAGACAGTGGGCACAACATGCTTTACAGCTCGCAAAGCAATGTTTGCATGTGGAGCGTGACCCCAAACAATTGCTTCCTCTCGATCAAACAAAGTCGTATGCCCTTATTTTGCCGAAGCTTGAAGCTTTAACACCAGCAGATTCGACAGATGGAAAGGAAGTTCCGCTCGCCTCTAAACTTGTCAATTTACAAGTAGACACCTTTTCGATATCATTAAAACCAACGCAAGAAGAAATAACGGAATTAAGGCAACAAGTCGACGATAAAGATGTTGTGATCATCGGTACCATTAACGCCCATTTGTTCACAGAGCAACAAGCGTTAGTACGTCGGTTAAATGATAAAGACTGTATCGTGCTCGTACTACGTGATCCATATGATTGTGATGTGATTCCTGCTGAACAGACGGTTTTACTTATCTGTTCTACTGGTGAATCGAGTATGGAGGCTTTTGCGCTCGAATACAGTTAA